Proteins encoded together in one Micromonospora kangleipakensis window:
- a CDS encoding PQQ-binding-like beta-propeller repeat protein, with product MTMRRTAAATAPLLAAALLVAACTAAPPPGERRSAPADVPDYRGDLRRTGRMPGPAPQPPVRVQWRYAGPAPVTLPPAVVAGAVLVPGDRSLVALDLATGAAEWSVALGAPLSGPVAVAGGIAYATTSDGVTHAVDLGDRRERWRFAGTTDGGQVGVVDGTVYLGTRAHDLVAVDAADGRKRWSVAIGHNASRVTVDGARAYVGGEGSGVLTAVDLGLRRVAWSFDTGADRLVTPVAEGDTVYVAGVAAAALAGRGTTLFALDAASGAGRWSFAPPGDPPMSSFAVGDRAVFAGTDETPGTLFAVDRTTGAVTWQRPVPGPVDRPALVGGGLFLASGGGGLLALDAATGAQLWSAPVDGYAEGVTLTGGLALVSARTASDAAGTVTAFAGAQ from the coding sequence ATGACGATGCGCCGAACCGCCGCCGCAACCGCCCCGCTGCTGGCCGCCGCGTTGTTGGTGGCCGCGTGCACCGCTGCGCCGCCGCCAGGCGAGCGTCGATCCGCGCCGGCGGACGTCCCGGACTACCGGGGCGACCTGCGCCGGACCGGCCGGATGCCCGGGCCGGCGCCGCAGCCGCCGGTGCGGGTGCAGTGGCGGTACGCCGGGCCTGCCCCGGTCACCCTCCCGCCCGCGGTGGTGGCCGGCGCCGTGCTGGTGCCCGGCGACCGTTCCCTCGTCGCGCTGGACCTGGCCACCGGCGCCGCCGAGTGGTCGGTCGCGCTGGGCGCGCCGCTCTCCGGCCCGGTCGCGGTCGCGGGCGGAATAGCGTACGCCACCACGTCCGACGGCGTCACCCACGCCGTCGACCTGGGCGACCGCCGGGAGCGCTGGCGCTTCGCTGGTACGACCGACGGCGGGCAGGTGGGCGTCGTCGACGGCACGGTCTACCTCGGCACCCGCGCGCACGACCTCGTCGCGGTGGACGCTGCGGACGGCCGGAAGCGGTGGTCCGTCGCGATCGGGCACAACGCCTCCCGCGTCACGGTGGACGGCGCCCGGGCGTACGTCGGCGGCGAGGGCAGCGGCGTCCTGACCGCGGTCGACCTGGGCCTGCGGCGCGTGGCGTGGTCGTTCGACACCGGCGCCGACCGGCTCGTGACCCCGGTGGCCGAGGGGGACACCGTGTACGTGGCCGGCGTCGCCGCCGCGGCCCTCGCCGGGCGCGGCACCACGCTGTTCGCGCTGGACGCCGCGTCCGGCGCTGGCCGGTGGTCGTTCGCGCCGCCGGGCGACCCGCCGATGTCGTCGTTCGCCGTCGGCGACCGCGCGGTGTTCGCAGGCACCGACGAGACGCCGGGCACCCTGTTCGCCGTCGACCGCACCACGGGCGCGGTGACGTGGCAGCGGCCGGTTCCGGGCCCGGTCGACCGGCCCGCCCTCGTCGGCGGCGGGCTGTTCCTCGCCTCCGGCGGCGGCGGCCTGCTGGCGCTGGACGCGGCCACAGGCGCTCAACTCTGGTCGGCGCCGGTGGACGGCTACGCCGAGGGCGTGACCCTCACCGGTGGCCTGGCATTGGT
- a CDS encoding ATP-binding protein: MRAARLTGCAAAAVAVAVAVLSVAAVRADLAAASSVPADLPAVLSAGLDVAVGLAFALAALAAAGSAAQRLLVVGTGAAWLAGSVLAEARSLHQGLLACALLAFPVGRIRGAARLPLVAAAAATALQLVPQAGVAALFATVAVVAWARPRPVRAAFPAAAGALLAAVLLFAWWGGQAPQRSPVPPLVAYEAALLAVAAGFVAATRAPERLADAAVHATEHLGAQADAGTGVPGLRIVLAELLGDPDLRIDVWDPAARCYADPLTGAERPSAAMEALDVPLDGAPAARVVSTASALADPGTAAAVRTAVGLTVANQRLREAHERRVEELRASRRRLLAAADRERDRAAAALRTDVIADLDRAAAALEGRAAGGEGAQVRALIDGAVAFIATAASDVRRIVGGAPPSALGAGRLRDAVGALAAAAPVPVSVDVDPVFAAGATAETALFYVCSEALTNVAKHAGASRAWIRLRRADGRLVLEVGDDGRGGADPHGSGLQGLADRLAAHGGRLSVVSPAGGGTVVTATVAVSPADGSPAGPSTAPAPAPAPPTPSGAPPPATAR, translated from the coding sequence GTGCGGGCGGCGAGGCTCACCGGCTGCGCGGCGGCGGCCGTCGCCGTCGCGGTCGCCGTGCTGTCGGTCGCGGCCGTCCGCGCCGATCTGGCCGCCGCGTCCTCCGTGCCGGCGGACCTTCCGGCGGTGCTGTCGGCCGGCCTGGACGTCGCCGTCGGGCTGGCGTTCGCGTTGGCCGCGCTCGCCGCGGCCGGCAGCGCCGCCCAGCGGCTACTCGTGGTCGGCACCGGCGCCGCGTGGCTGGCCGGGTCGGTCCTCGCCGAGGCGCGTTCGCTGCACCAGGGCCTGCTGGCCTGCGCGTTGCTGGCCTTCCCGGTGGGCCGGATCCGTGGCGCGGCAAGGCTCCCGCTCGTTGCGGCGGCCGCCGCCACGGCCCTGCAGCTCGTGCCGCAGGCCGGCGTCGCCGCGCTCTTCGCCACCGTGGCGGTCGTCGCGTGGGCCCGCCCGCGGCCGGTGCGCGCGGCGTTCCCGGCCGCGGCCGGCGCGCTGCTCGCGGCCGTGCTGCTGTTCGCCTGGTGGGGCGGACAGGCGCCGCAGCGTTCGCCGGTGCCGCCGCTGGTCGCGTACGAGGCGGCGCTGCTGGCGGTCGCCGCCGGGTTCGTCGCGGCGACCAGGGCGCCGGAGCGGCTGGCCGACGCGGCGGTGCACGCCACGGAGCACTTGGGGGCCCAGGCTGACGCGGGTACCGGCGTCCCCGGCCTGCGGATCGTGCTCGCCGAACTGCTGGGCGACCCGGACCTGCGCATCGACGTGTGGGACCCGGCGGCACGGTGTTATGCCGACCCGCTGACCGGCGCCGAGCGGCCCTCGGCGGCAATGGAGGCGCTGGATGTACCGCTGGACGGCGCCCCCGCCGCCCGGGTCGTGTCCACGGCGTCGGCGCTGGCCGACCCGGGCACTGCGGCGGCGGTGCGGACCGCGGTCGGGCTCACGGTCGCCAACCAGCGGCTGCGCGAGGCGCACGAGCGCAGGGTCGAAGAGCTGCGGGCATCGCGGCGGCGGCTGCTGGCCGCGGCCGACCGGGAACGCGACCGCGCCGCCGCCGCGCTGCGCACCGATGTCATCGCAGACCTGGACCGCGCCGCCGCCGCACTGGAGGGCCGAGCCGCGGGCGGCGAGGGCGCGCAGGTGCGAGCACTCATCGACGGCGCCGTCGCCTTCATCGCCACGGCGGCGAGCGACGTGCGCCGCATCGTCGGCGGGGCGCCGCCCTCGGCGCTCGGGGCCGGGCGGCTGCGCGACGCCGTCGGTGCGCTCGCGGCGGCCGCGCCGGTGCCGGTGTCCGTCGACGTCGACCCGGTCTTCGCGGCCGGCGCGACCGCCGAGACCGCGCTGTTCTACGTGTGCTCGGAGGCGCTCACGAACGTCGCCAAGCACGCCGGCGCGAGCCGCGCCTGGATCCGCCTGCGCCGCGCGGACGGGCGGCTGGTACTCGAGGTCGGCGACGACGGCCGCGGCGGCGCCGACCCGCACGGCTCCGGGTTGCAGGGCCTGGCCGACCGGCTGGCGGCGCACGGCGGCCGGCTGAGCGTGGTGAGCCCGGCCGGCGGGGGCACGGTGGTGACGGCGACCGTCGCGGTCAGCCCGGCAGACGGCAGCCCGGCGGGACCGTCAACGGCTCCGGCTCCGGCTCCGGCTCCGCCGACGCCGTCCGGCGCACCTCCGCCAGCGACGGCGCGGTGA
- a CDS encoding TRAP transporter substrate-binding protein: MDAYRVTARAFAWAALTAAVAAGQGCDAAGVADKTGSSVTVLRFATIDTLNPNGELVAPGVFVDAVARLSGGRLRIDVDNHYGDGAAAAETDMVTAMAGGRLDGGFPATRAFGAAGLHGLDPVGAPFVLTSYAAQRALASGPGTAVLLATLDGSGVVGLGLAVGPLRRPWSLSAPLTDAGNWRGVPFRTFHDTVQADAVRALGGVPVDASYGFPDLVRQGTLQAVETDVAQYARNGYGPLLPVLAGNVVLWPRMPVIAMSRQRYRALTARQRDWLRSAAQEAVRASVDHAYDDSAIALRLCRLGVRVAEASPEQLAELRRAVQPVVDALAAGPLTAPSLAEVRRTASAEPEPEPEPLTVPPGCRLPG; this comes from the coding sequence TTGGACGCGTATCGCGTGACGGCCCGGGCGTTCGCCTGGGCCGCCCTCACGGCCGCGGTCGCCGCCGGTCAGGGCTGCGACGCCGCCGGTGTCGCGGACAAGACCGGGAGCTCCGTGACGGTGCTGCGGTTCGCGACCATCGACACGCTCAACCCCAACGGCGAGCTGGTCGCGCCGGGCGTGTTCGTCGACGCCGTGGCGCGCCTGTCGGGCGGGCGGCTGCGCATCGACGTCGACAACCACTACGGCGACGGGGCGGCGGCGGCCGAGACGGACATGGTCACCGCCATGGCCGGCGGCAGGCTCGACGGCGGCTTCCCCGCGACGCGCGCCTTCGGCGCGGCCGGCCTGCACGGCCTGGATCCGGTCGGCGCTCCGTTCGTGCTCACGAGCTACGCCGCGCAACGGGCGCTCGCCTCCGGCCCCGGCACCGCGGTGCTGCTGGCGACCCTCGACGGCTCCGGCGTGGTGGGGCTGGGTCTCGCCGTCGGCCCGCTGCGCCGGCCGTGGTCGCTGTCGGCCCCGCTCACCGACGCGGGCAACTGGCGGGGCGTCCCGTTCCGGACGTTCCACGACACGGTGCAGGCCGACGCCGTCAGGGCTCTCGGCGGCGTGCCGGTCGACGCCAGCTACGGCTTTCCGGACCTGGTGCGCCAGGGCACCCTGCAGGCGGTCGAGACGGACGTCGCCCAGTACGCGCGCAACGGCTACGGCCCGCTGCTCCCCGTGCTCGCCGGCAATGTCGTGCTCTGGCCCAGGATGCCGGTGATCGCCATGAGCCGGCAGCGGTACCGCGCGCTGACCGCGCGGCAGCGCGACTGGCTGCGGTCGGCGGCGCAGGAAGCGGTGCGAGCCTCCGTCGACCACGCCTACGACGACTCGGCGATCGCGCTGCGGCTGTGCCGGCTCGGGGTACGCGTCGCCGAGGCGTCGCCGGAGCAGCTCGCCGAGCTGCGCCGGGCGGTGCAGCCCGTCGTCGATGCGCTCGCCGCCGGCCCGCTCACCGCGCCGTCGCTGGCGGAGGTGCGCCGGACGGCGTCGGCGGAGCCGGAGCCGGAGCCGGAGCCGTTGACGGTCCCGCCGGGCTGCCGTCTGCCGGGCTGA